Below is a genomic region from Candidatus Obscuribacterales bacterium.
GACTTTCGACAACGACAAGAAAAATAAGGGTCCCCAGCACTTGCTTATCAATGTCAGCACAACAAAAAATGCTGATACAGCGCCGGAATCCTGGGCATTTGAAGAGAAAAAACCCGTTTTTGAAAAGCAATTTGCCCTGACCGCTGAGCTGCAGTTTATAGACTAGCTTTCAGTCCACTGTGTTCGGCTGCAACTTTGCTTTGCTCTTTTTCAGCAGCTTTCTTCACGTTGCTGAGACGTCTCTGCAATTTCTTGCTGGTGATGTCGTCCATAAACATACGTGGCACGTTCAAGCCCAAATCAACGTAAGAAGTTAGCGTCAACTCGCTGCAACGGTTGCTATCCAGCGGAGTAATTTCCCAGCTGCCTTCCATTGCTTTGAAATGGTCGGACTTGAGCAACTTGTACTCAATTTTGTGATTCTCCACTTCCTTATTGCTCATCACACAAACCGCTGTTCCAATGACAGGCAGAATGGCGAATTTTTGCTCGAGAGTGACTTCGGGTCCGTTCTGGCTTAGGACTTTGCTGTAAGCCAAGTCAGGATCGTGACTTCTTTCTTCGTGGATGGCTCGCCAGACAACTTCAGGGGTGGCATGTATATGGATAGATGCCGCCATGGAATTGCCACCGGCTTGTCTTGGTTTTTTAGATACTTTAGCTTCTTCACTAGCTTGAGCAATTCGGCAATAGCTTTTTGCGAATTCCTGATTGGGTTTAGTCTTAGCCTCGGCAGCAAACATGCTACCCAGCAATACTACGCCCGTTGCCAAAGCAACAATTGTGCTCTTCATTAGATTACCTCAACCGCTTTATGTTTACCGCGCAAAAAATAACACCGCTTGGCTCAGCTCGAAGCACTTTTATTCAGCATACTTCAAGCGACTCTTGAAATGTTATGTATAGCAAATCGACGCTTGAAAAGTCAATTTGTGCCCGAAATTAGATAAGTTTCCAAAAGACTCGAATTACACGCCCAGTGGGATAAAGACAGGTACCAGTCGGCGCCACTTTAATTCTTCAGCATACTGTTTGTACTGTTCACCAAACGTCTTAATTAGGAGCTGTTCTTCATATTTGGCTCTATTGAGCCAAAGTGGAGCAACTAAACAAACGGTTAGCAAAACAGCCGGCAAGCTCAAGCAAGCGATGGATGTACCGAGCAAAGACTGGATGATGCCGGAATAAGCCGGGTGCATAACCACTCCCAACAGACCGTCCTTGCGAATAGTCTGATTGTGGAGAACCTCAGCATCTGTCGAGAATGACTCGCCCAACGAGTACCAGCCGCCGATCATGAATATCAAGCCGCTGACGAAAATTGCCACGCCGAGCCAAGAAATAGCATCTTGGGCAGCTTCCGGCAGGAGGGCAGCTTGAGTCAAAAGCGGTGCGATATCCCAATTCAAAACTCCGTCACGGCAGAGGTGGGCAGGAATAATAATGAGTACCGTCAACAAAGAAGCCATTTGAGGAGCACGTTGAATAATATAGTTGTGCTCGTAGATTTTTCCTTTTCCGCGTCTGGAAAATCCTCTGTAGAGGACTGGCGTTGCGGCACAAATGCCGATTAGGACAAGAACAAGGGTTATTACAGTTGATAGATGAAAGTGCATTGTTTCCTCAGCAGCAATTTGTAGATTATAGCTTAAACACGCTGTCAGCTATTCCAGGATTGAGTCGGACATTTTTCCAAAGGGAATAGGTCCAAAGTTGTCCTTCCTGGTAATCGACCCAATAGCAGGGCAATAAGTTCCCTGGGTCAACAGCAATTCGCTTCCAAAGTCTCTTCGGAGAAGTTTCATAGAGTTCAACAACGAAGTATTTCTTTCCATCTTGCCACTCAACAGGGTCAGAGGTGACTTTGCTAATTTTTCCGTCGTTATAAACATATTTTTTTAGGGCTTGAGCCAATGAGAGAAAGTCCGAATCTACCATCGGCCAACCATTGATGCTCAGCAAGTAACTTGAGCGATCGGAGACTGTGCCGGAAAAGATGGATAGCACACCGCCCAAATGTCCTTTTACTTTGCCTGGTTGTGTCATTACGGCAACAGATCCGTCATTAGCTCCATCGGTTACTTCAATACGCATTTTGCGAGGCTTTTTATAATTCAAGTTGCCGCGCTGGCTTATTACCCGGCTCTTCTTAAAGACGTTCATTTCATAGAGAAACGAGTAGTCATTCAGGTCATCAGCTGCCTTGACCATACGATCAATGAAGGGCTTGCCGTCTTTGTCGGCATCACTGGTATATTGCTTAGCTGCCATTTGTTTGACTAAGGACCATGTGCCATTTTGCGAGTCAACATCAGCGGCTGCGCAGGCAGGGATGAGAGTCGTCCAGCCGACAGTGGCAAGAATTACTAGTAGGTAGCCGATATATCGCAAATTTCTGCTCATAAACAATTGACGCCTTTGGTAGCCGCTGGCTACATTATTTCATAGTGTTGGCACCGAGTATGAAACACTGCTCAAACTGACGTTAGAAATAGTTGCCAAGAGCCCATTTCAGTGGGATTTTCAACAATTCGAGCGGGTATAGTCATCTTAGTCCCAGAAAGGCTTCGCCGCCCGAAAGGCTTTCCTCAACGATGGAAAAGACAAATAAAGTAACCATTTCCAGCTATCAGGCAACTGACGGCACGACCCTTTCTTACAGATATTGGGCAGGACGCCCCGGCAGACCGGTGTTGGTCCAACTGCACGGAATAGAAGGGCATAGCGAGTGGCTGGAACCTACAGCCAATATTCTTAATGACGAAGGGATGACAATTTATGCCCCGGATAGGCGCGGGTCGGGGCTCAACAAAGAAAACAGAGGGCACTTCACCAGCAATAAACAACTGCTTTCAGACGTCCAGGAGATGCTCTATATCGCATCCAAAGAAGATGGACCCTTGTTTCTTGTAGGCAATTGCTGGGGAGCTAAGCCGGCGGTTGTACTCATTAGTCAGTGGCAGCAAGGCAAAGTCGAATTACCCAATATCAGTGGACTCATTTTGACGTCACCGGCGCTGGTTACAAAAGCTGATCTAACTTTCCCCCAAAAGATAAAGGTCGCTTTTGAATGGATCTTTGGCATCAAATCGCCTATTGCCATTCCGCTCACACCGGAAATGCTCACGGACAACAAGCCATATCTCGATTACATCATTTCTGATCCTAATCGATTGACGGAAGCAACCGCAGCCTTTTTCGCACAGACATTTTTCCTCACTGAGACTGCCAAAAGACAAGCTAGTAAAATAAGTCTGCCCTTGCTTGTCATGCAAGCAGGACGTGATGACATCGTCGACACGGCAGCTATCGAAAAATGGTTTTCACAGGCGTCATCGACAGATAAAACCTACAAGAATTTTTCCTGGATGGCACACAGTCTTGATTTCGACGTAAAAGCTGATGAATACCTAGATTTACTAATTAACTGGATCAACCAACATTCATGAACATACAAAGAGTCGACGCATTTGTCATTCGCTTGCCGTTTCGATTTTCTTTCGGGCACAGCATCGCTTCAAGAGCATATTCCGACAACCTTATCGTGCGTGTAGAGCTTGAAGATGGAAGTGTTGGCTTCGGCGAAGGCATTCCACGCGAGTATGTAACCGGCGAAACAATCGACGGTGCGCTTGTTGATGTGAGCACATTTGCCGCAAAACTACGCGGGCAAGATGCTGATGATTTTCACAGCGTCAAACAACTCATTCATGATCTGGCAGAAGAAGAAGGACTAAGTCAACGTCGTTCAGGAGCAGCTTTTTGTGCTGTAGAGCTGGCGGTGTTGGATGCTTACGGCAAATCATTTAAAACGCCGGTGGCACTGGAACTGGGCGAAATTCAACAAGAAAGTGTGCAGTACGGATCAGTCATACCATTCGGCAACAAGAAAATAATGGTGGCGCTTCTCTGGTTCTACAAGCTCTGGGGATTTAAGACAGTCAAGCTGAAAGTCGGCGGCACTCTTGAGGACGATTTGGCGAAATTGAAAATAGTGCGTCAAATAATGGGTGAAGATGCGATTATTCGCGTTGATGCAAATTGCGCCTGGGATGTGGAGCAAACTCTTACCGCAGCTGATAAATTCCAGGCATTCAACGTGGCTTCAATTGAACAGCCGATAAAAGCAGAAGATATTGATGGACTGTCCAAAATCGTCGCCAATGTAAAGCAAGAGATAGTCGTCGACGAAAGTTTATGTACGCTCGCAGATGCTAAAGAATTGATTGCGAAAAGAGCCTGCGGCGCATTCAATATTCGTATTTCGAAAGTCGGCGGTTTGCTGTTGGCTCAGCAAATGGCGCAACTGGCCAGGCATTCGGGACTCAGCGTGCATATGGGCGCGCAAGTTGGCGAAAGTGCAATATTAACTGCGGCTGGTAGAATATTTGCTGCAATTGAGCCGCCGTGTAAAAACTACGAGGGGTCTAATAACAGTTGGCTGTTACAACAAGACATATCTCGTGAAAACTTAACAGTGTCCTTACGCGGAAGGGGCAATATAAAGTTAGCAGATGGCCTAGGCCTTAATATATTGCAAAATCGAATAACAGGTCTTACACGGAAACAGATGCCAGATGCTCACGCGACCGATAAAGTGTCGCTCCCCAAGTAGAGGTTATAAGTTGGTACTTCGCAGTTCGTTAGTAGCAGTGGGTCAACTGCTTAGATCTATAAATCACGTCAGACCTTTTGTAGCCGGTGCAGAGCATCCTCGGCGGACGCAAGAGGCTAAACTGCTGAAAATTATCAGACAAAATCAAGAGTCAATTTACGGGCGTAAGCACCAATTCGACAAAATCAACAGCATCGAAGATTTTCAACGTCTCGTACCGGCTAACGAATACGAAGACCTGGCACCGTATATTGAAGCGGCGATGAATGGTCACAAGCGACAGCTGACTGTTGAAGATCCATTCATGTTCGCCACCACAAGTGGTACCACTTCAAAACCGAAATTCATTCCTATCACTGAAACGCATATGCAGGATTATATCCATGCATTTCAGTTGCACAATTACCACCTAGCCAAAGATTTCCCAAATGTAGCAACAGGCAGTTACTTGATCCTAACGAGCAACGATGAAGAAGGCAAAGTTGCTTCAGGCGTTCCTTATGGTGCCGTTTCCGGTGTTCTCAATCGCCGTCAGCCATCGATAATCCGTCAATTCATGACCTTGCCCTACGAAATGTGCAAGATAAAGGACATCGACTTAAAGTATTACCTGATGCTGCGCATTGCCTTAGCCAAAGATGTAACCGCATTGCTTGCCTGCAACCCATCAAGCATGATTTTGCTTGCCGATCAATTGCAAGAACATGCCAGCGATTTGATATCCGACATTTACAGTGGTACTGTACGCGAGTCATATCGTCCGCCGGCTCATTTGGCCGACGCGCTTGCTCCGCATATCACCATGAACAAAGAAAGAGCGCGGCAGTTAAGTGCTCTTCTGGACAAGCACGGCACACTTTTACCGAGCACTGTCTGGCCGAATTTGGAAATGCTGTCCTGTTGGAAGGGCGGACCAATGTCCTTCTATCTGAATCAATTGCCTGAATACTACGGCAACGTGGCAATTAGAGATTTCGGCTATATGGCTTCTGAAGGTCGCGGCTCAATTCCAATACAGAATGATGGTGCCGGCGGAGTCTTGGCACTCACATCGCACTTCTTTGAATTTGTGCCCGAGCTGACAATGGAAGCCGGACAACCAAAATTCCTTACAGCTGATCAGCTTGAGCTGCACGGACGCTACTACATTTACTTCACGACATCATCCGGCATTTACAGATACAACATCAATGATGTTATTGAAGTTGTCGGCTTTTACAACCGCACTCCTATAATTCAATTCATTCGCAAAGGCATGGGCATCAGTTCCATAACTGGTGAGAAGTTGACGGAAGAGCAGGTTAAGATTGCCTTGTCATATGCAGTCAATCAATTGCAATTGAAACAAATTCAACACTTCACCGCTGCTGTTGAACTTGATAAACCACCTTATTACACCCTTTACGCAGAATTGAAGAGTGATCTTCCAGAACCTGTACGCAATGAGTTTGTCCGTGTATTTGATCACTCGTTGCAAGCGCAAAATCTGGAATACCAGGATAAGAGACAGAGCAAGCGACTGGGAACCCCGGTTCTCAACATAGTGCCGCCTGGTACATACCTAAAATTGAGACAGCAGCGTGTTGCCGAAGGAGCTCCAGAGGCACAAGTTAAGATTCCGTTGTTAAGTTGCAGTACCGATTTCAGCAAATCTCTTGCTACACTAGCCATGGCGGAAGATTAGGAATAACGCTGACAGGAGCTAGCCCTAACAATGGACAAAACAACCGTTTTGGTAACCGGAGCCACAGGTCTGGTAGGTTTTAACGCAGTCAAACACTTGCTCAGCAAAGGTTTTATGGTTAAGGCCCTGACAAGAAGTTCAAGCAATGTCGCTGATTTGAAAAGTCTTGGCACTACCGGACAATTGACAATTGTGCAAGCAGATCTTGACGACAAGGCTCAGCTAGTTAACTGCATGAAAGGCGTAGATGTAGTAGTTCATGCCGCAGGCTTTGTTGATCCCTTGGGCAAACGAGCAGACATCTATAAAGTAAACGTAGAAGGAACAGGAAATATTCTTGCCGCTGCTGAAGAAGCAGGCGTCAAACAATTGATTCATATAAGCAGCTTGTCGGTAATTACCGGACAAGGCGACCAATATGGCTTGTCGGAAAAAGCAGAACTCAAATACTGCGGCGAAGCTTACGCTGATTCAAAAGTAGATGCGGAAAAATTAGTCACTTCGCAAAACGGCACTATCAATGTCACCGTATTACGTCCAGGCTTCATTTACGGTCCGAAAGAAAAGGCTTGGATGCCACGCTTGATAAATTCAATTGCCCAAGGCAAAGCAATGCTGATAGACGGCGGGCAAAAAGAAACGAACGTCATTTACGTAGGCAATCTTAGCCAAGCAATTGAACTGGCGATATTAAATGAACAAAGCTTCGGGCAAGTTTACAACCTAACCGATGGCGAAAGAGTAAGCAAGAAACAACTCTTTGATGCAATTGCCGATGGTCTTCAATTGCCCCGTGTCACTCGAGTGATACCGTCAGCTGTTGCGCGCACGGCATGCGAAGTTGTTTCAACAATTGCTCCATTGCTGCCTCTTTCAGCACGCAAAGGACTTTCCCGTTATTCACGAGCTGCTTTTAGATTGGCAGGCGTCAATCAAGGATTTGATATCAGCAAAGCTGAGCGCGAATTGAACTACACTAACCGCGTTCCCTTTTCGGAAGCAATGAAATTGACACTAGCTGATTTCGGCGCCAAGAAGGCGGGATAGGAAATGCAAACTTCAACAAATCCTATTCAAGCCTTTGTCATTGACTACATACAACGCCACAAACATCCGGTTAATGCAATTTTGCACATCTTCGGCGTGCCGATGGCATTCTATGGATTGTACGTGCTAATAGCAGGCGATATCAGCCTGGGCATTGGGCTTCTTATCGGCGGCTATCTTTTGCAGTGGCTGGGACACTCAGCGCAAGGCAATGAAGTCGGCGAAGTCACCCTAATCAAAAACATCATCAAACGCATAAGCGGCAAGTGCAAGGAGTGCTAAACGTGAAAGGACCAATCGTTGTTGACGGCGCAACAGGATATGTCGGCTCGCACCTTGTAGCAGCGCTTTGTGAAAATGGTTTTGACGTACGCTGTCTTGTGCACGAAGGCGCACGAGAAAAGGATATTGAATTTCTCAAATCACTCAATGCAAAAGTTTATGTAGCCGATTTGGAGAATGACTCTGCGGAGTTAAATTCAGCTTTTGCCGGCGCCGAAACGGCAGTACATCTAATTGGCAGCATCGCTCCACCTAAAGGTCAGACAATGCAAAATCTGCACGTCAACCAAACAAAGCAATTAGTTAAGTTGTGCCGGGAAAATCAAATCAAAAAGGTTGTGATGGTGACTGCACTTGGCTCATCATCACAAGCTGAAAGCAACTATCATTCAACAAAGTTTCAAGCAGAAGAATTACTGCGCACAAGCGGGCTTGGTTATGTCATCTTACGTCCTTCTCTTATCTTTGGACGCCAGGTCGGAAACAGAGACAGCAAGCTGGTTGCTCGGCTCATAGAAGCTATTGAAACAAAGCCTGTTGTACCGCTAATTAATGGCGGCGCCAATTTGATTCAACCAATATTTATTGGTGATCTTGTTGATGCCTTGCTTGCCGTTATCAAAAGAGACGACTTAGTCAATCAGACTTACGAATTGGGCGGTGCCAGCGTAATTTCCATGAAACAGTTTGTGGAAATGCTGATGGAGACTCTAGCCATCAAAAAACCCCTTGTTGGGCTGCCGACTCCTGTGGCCGTTATGCTTGCCACCTGCATGGAAGCAACTTCTCGAGTGCCGTTAATCAGCCGTGATCAAGTTCGCATTTCCAAAAACAACAACATCTGTGCGACCAATGATCTTTCCGTAAAACTAGGCATAGAGCCCCGCCACATCAGAGCCGGCTTAAATACTTACAAAGAAAAGCTTGCTTTAGTATAGGAGACAGTTCGTGAAAATCTTCGTCACCGGTGCTTCGGGTTTTATTGGGTCACAGCTTGTACCGCATCTCATTCGTGGTGGACATGAAGTGACAACTTTCGGACGCACGCAACCTGTCTTTGAAGGAATTCGCGCAACAGAATTCAATCACATCGTAGGGGACATAACAGATCAAGAAAAGGTCTCGGAAGCAATTAAAGGCAATGAGATTGTTTTTCACATGGCCGGTTTTATCTCTTATAGAAAAGTAGACAAACCACGCCAGTACGAAATAAATGTCTTGGGCACGCGTTATGTTATGGAGGCGGCTCTTAAGCATGGCGTAAAACGTGTCATTCATACAGGCTCAATAGCCGGAATGGGCATTCCCAAACCAGGCGAAGTTGCCGATGAAAACACGCCCTACAATCTTGCAGGACTGGGACTTAATTACTGCGACAGCAAGCATGACGCACAAATGGAAGTTCTGAAATACTGCAAAATGGGATTGCCTGCCTTAATCCTCAGTCCCGGTATTATTTTTGGCGAAGGCGATACTCACGTTCATCACCACACCATTTTTGCCGCCATCGCCAAAGGCAATATGTTCGGCTGCCCAGCCGGCGGTGTTACTTTCTCAGACATACTAGATGTGGTCGATGCCCACTTAAAGGCAATGACAGCGGGGCGTCCCGGTCAAAACTATGTAATCGGCAGTGCGAATTTAACCTATCTGCAGGCCGCAGGCATTTTCTGCCGAGTTCTTAAGACAAAGCCGCCGACAATCATCATTCCAGGCTTCATTCTTGAAACGCTCGGTAACATTTGCGAATTTATATTTCCCCTTTTGGGCAAACGTCCGCCACTTACAAGGCAAATCGCCTGGCTTTCGCAAAGACGCATATTCTTCAGCTCTGACAAGGCTATTAAGGAATTGGGGCTCCAGCAGACAACTTTTGATGAGACTATTATTCGCACCGCCCCATACTATTTGAGCCGAATTAGTAAGTCCGGCAGTAAACAGTTTGCTTTAAGTAAGTCCCATTAAAATCTATAGTTGGGTATAAGTAATACAGTGAATTGCGCAGATAGTTAGGGTATCTGTAGCTGATAACATGGATAAAGGGGGCTATCTGGGTTGTGCCGGTGACTTCAGAAACGATCAGCATTGTGATTGCCGAAGACCACGAGATAACTCGTGTGGGTTTAAGGCTTACACTTGAGCAGCTCGACGGCTTTGTTGTTGTAGGCGAAGCCTGCAACGGCAGGCAAGCTATTCAGGAAGTCTTAGATAAGAAACCCAAAATTGTCCTTATGGACATAGGCTTACCTTTAATGGATGGCATTGAGGCAACCAGACGCATTAAAAGTGAAGTGCCCGACACGGGCATTATTATGCTTACCTCGCACGACACCGACCGAGATATTTTTGCTGCCCTTTCTGCCGGAGCCGATGGTTATTGCGTCAAGGAAGTCTCCAGCCACCGTCTGGCAATTGCTATTAGAGCGGTTGTTGATGGTGCTGCCTGGCTGGATCCAGCTATCGCCAATCGTGTTTTAAGAGCCTGT
It encodes:
- a CDS encoding SRPBCC family protein gives rise to the protein MKSTIVALATGVVLLGSMFAAEAKTKPNQEFAKSYCRIAQASEEAKVSKKPRQAGGNSMAASIHIHATPEVVWRAIHEERSHDPDLAYSKVLSQNGPEVTLEQKFAILPVIGTAVCVMSNKEVENHKIEYKLLKSDHFKAMEGSWEITPLDSNRCSELTLTSYVDLGLNVPRMFMDDITSKKLQRRLSNVKKAAEKEQSKVAAEHSGLKASL
- a CDS encoding isoprenylcysteine carboxylmethyltransferase family protein, whose translation is MHFHLSTVITLVLVLIGICAATPVLYRGFSRRGKGKIYEHNYIIQRAPQMASLLTVLIIIPAHLCRDGVLNWDIAPLLTQAALLPEAAQDAISWLGVAIFVSGLIFMIGGWYSLGESFSTDAEVLHNQTIRKDGLLGVVMHPAYSGIIQSLLGTSIACLSLPAVLLTVCLVAPLWLNRAKYEEQLLIKTFGEQYKQYAEELKWRRLVPVFIPLGV
- a CDS encoding lysophospholipase — its product is MEKTNKVTISSYQATDGTTLSYRYWAGRPGRPVLVQLHGIEGHSEWLEPTANILNDEGMTIYAPDRRGSGLNKENRGHFTSNKQLLSDVQEMLYIASKEDGPLFLVGNCWGAKPAVVLISQWQQGKVELPNISGLILTSPALVTKADLTFPQKIKVAFEWIFGIKSPIAIPLTPEMLTDNKPYLDYIISDPNRLTEATAAFFAQTFFLTETAKRQASKISLPLLVMQAGRDDIVDTAAIEKWFSQASSTDKTYKNFSWMAHSLDFDVKADEYLDLLINWINQHS
- a CDS encoding GH3 auxin-responsive promoter family protein, whose amino-acid sequence is MVLRSSLVAVGQLLRSINHVRPFVAGAEHPRRTQEAKLLKIIRQNQESIYGRKHQFDKINSIEDFQRLVPANEYEDLAPYIEAAMNGHKRQLTVEDPFMFATTSGTTSKPKFIPITETHMQDYIHAFQLHNYHLAKDFPNVATGSYLILTSNDEEGKVASGVPYGAVSGVLNRRQPSIIRQFMTLPYEMCKIKDIDLKYYLMLRIALAKDVTALLACNPSSMILLADQLQEHASDLISDIYSGTVRESYRPPAHLADALAPHITMNKERARQLSALLDKHGTLLPSTVWPNLEMLSCWKGGPMSFYLNQLPEYYGNVAIRDFGYMASEGRGSIPIQNDGAGGVLALTSHFFEFVPELTMEAGQPKFLTADQLELHGRYYIYFTTSSGIYRYNINDVIEVVGFYNRTPIIQFIRKGMGISSITGEKLTEEQVKIALSYAVNQLQLKQIQHFTAAVELDKPPYYTLYAELKSDLPEPVRNEFVRVFDHSLQAQNLEYQDKRQSKRLGTPVLNIVPPGTYLKLRQQRVAEGAPEAQVKIPLLSCSTDFSKSLATLAMAED
- a CDS encoding SDR family NAD(P)-dependent oxidoreductase, coding for MDKTTVLVTGATGLVGFNAVKHLLSKGFMVKALTRSSSNVADLKSLGTTGQLTIVQADLDDKAQLVNCMKGVDVVVHAAGFVDPLGKRADIYKVNVEGTGNILAAAEEAGVKQLIHISSLSVITGQGDQYGLSEKAELKYCGEAYADSKVDAEKLVTSQNGTINVTVLRPGFIYGPKEKAWMPRLINSIAQGKAMLIDGGQKETNVIYVGNLSQAIELAILNEQSFGQVYNLTDGERVSKKQLFDAIADGLQLPRVTRVIPSAVARTACEVVSTIAPLLPLSARKGLSRYSRAAFRLAGVNQGFDISKAERELNYTNRVPFSEAMKLTLADFGAKKAG
- a CDS encoding DUF962 domain-containing protein → MQTSTNPIQAFVIDYIQRHKHPVNAILHIFGVPMAFYGLYVLIAGDISLGIGLLIGGYLLQWLGHSAQGNEVGEVTLIKNIIKRISGKCKEC
- a CDS encoding NAD(P)H-binding protein; amino-acid sequence: MKGPIVVDGATGYVGSHLVAALCENGFDVRCLVHEGAREKDIEFLKSLNAKVYVADLENDSAELNSAFAGAETAVHLIGSIAPPKGQTMQNLHVNQTKQLVKLCRENQIKKVVMVTALGSSSQAESNYHSTKFQAEELLRTSGLGYVILRPSLIFGRQVGNRDSKLVARLIEAIETKPVVPLINGGANLIQPIFIGDLVDALLAVIKRDDLVNQTYELGGASVISMKQFVEMLMETLAIKKPLVGLPTPVAVMLATCMEATSRVPLISRDQVRISKNNNICATNDLSVKLGIEPRHIRAGLNTYKEKLALV
- a CDS encoding NAD-dependent epimerase/dehydratase family protein is translated as MKIFVTGASGFIGSQLVPHLIRGGHEVTTFGRTQPVFEGIRATEFNHIVGDITDQEKVSEAIKGNEIVFHMAGFISYRKVDKPRQYEINVLGTRYVMEAALKHGVKRVIHTGSIAGMGIPKPGEVADENTPYNLAGLGLNYCDSKHDAQMEVLKYCKMGLPALILSPGIIFGEGDTHVHHHTIFAAIAKGNMFGCPAGGVTFSDILDVVDAHLKAMTAGRPGQNYVIGSANLTYLQAAGIFCRVLKTKPPTIIIPGFILETLGNICEFIFPLLGKRPPLTRQIAWLSQRRIFFSSDKAIKELGLQQTTFDETIIRTAPYYLSRISKSGSKQFALSKSH
- a CDS encoding response regulator transcription factor, translated to MTSETISIVIAEDHEITRVGLRLTLEQLDGFVVVGEACNGRQAIQEVLDKKPKIVLMDIGLPLMDGIEATRRIKSEVPDTGIIMLTSHDTDRDIFAALSAGADGYCVKEVSSHRLAIAIRAVVDGAAWLDPAIANRVLRACATGGSQMANSQEAEKSDHSPLSQREISVLSLIVAGLSNQEIAERLTLSVETVKTHVRHIMEKLAVHDRTQAAVKALRQGLV